The genomic interval tagtagtagtagtagtagtagtagtagtagtagtagtagtagtagtaggagtagtaggagtagtaggagtaggagtagtagtagtagtattagtagtagtagtagtagtagtagtagtagtagtagtagtagtagtagtagtagtagtagtagtagtagtagtagtagtagtagtagtagtagtagtagtagtaggagtagtagtagaagtagtaggaggagtagtaggagtagtagtagtagtagtagtagtagcagtagtagtagtaggagtaggagtagtagtagtagtagtagtagtagtagtagtagtagtagtagtagtagtagtagtagtagtagtagtagtagtagtagtagcagcagcagcagcagcagcagcagcagcagcagcagtagcagtagcagtagcagtagcagaagcagtagcagtagcagtagcagtagcagtagcaggagcagtagcagtagcagtagcagtaggagtagtagtagtagtagtagtagtagtagtagtagtagtaggagtagtagtagtagtagtagtagtagtagtagtagtagtagtagtagtaggaggaggagtaggaggagtagtagtagtagtagtagtagtagtagtagtagtagtagtagtagtagtagtagtaggaggagtaggaggagtagtagtagtagtaggagtagtagtagtaggagtagtagtagtaggagtagtagtagtagtagtagtagtagtagtagtagtagtagtagtagtagtagtggtagtggtagtagtagtagtagtagtagtagtagtagtagtagtagtagtagtagtagtagtagtagtaggagtagtagcagtagtagtagcagtagcagtagcagtagcagtagcagtagtagtagtagtagtagtagtagttgtagtagtagtagtagtagtagtagtagtagtagtagtagtagtagtagtagtagtagtagtagtagtagtagtagtagtagtagtagtagtagtagtagtagcagtagtagcagtagtaataggagtagtagtagaagtagtaggaggagtagtaggagtagtagtagtaggaggagtAGGAGGAGTAGGAGGAGTaggaggagtagtagtagtagtagtaggagtagtagtagtagtagtagtagtagtagtagtagtagtagtagtagtagtagtagtagtagtagtagtagtagtagtagtagtagtagtagtagtagtagtagtagtagtagtagtagtagtagtagtagtagtagtagtagtagtagtagtagtagtagtatagtagtagtagtagtagtagtagtagtagtagtagtagtagtagtagtagtagtagtagtagtagtagtagtagtagtagtagtagtagtagtagtagtagtagtagtagtagtagtagtagtagtagtagtagtagtagtagtagtagtagtagtagtagtagtagtagtagtagtagtagtagtagtagtagtagtagtagtagtagtagtagtagtagtagtagtagtagtagtagtagtagtagtagtagtagtagtagtagtagtagtagtagtag from Mya arenaria isolate MELC-2E11 chromosome 7, ASM2691426v1 carries:
- the LOC128240360 gene encoding integumentary mucin C.1-like, coding for TTTTTTTTTTTTTTTTTTTTTTTTTTTTTTTTTTTTTTTTTTTTTTTTTTTTTTTTTTTTTTTTTTTTTTTTTTTTTTTTTTTTTTTTTTTTTTTTTTTTTTTTTTTTTTTTTTTTTTTTTTTTTTTTTTTTTTTTTTTTTTTTTTTTTTTTTTIPTTTTTTTTPTTTTTTPPTPPTPPTPPTTTTPTTPPTTSTTTPITTATTATTTTTTTTTTTTTTTTTTTTTTTTTTTTTTTTTTTTTTTTTTTATATATATATTTATTPTTTTTTTTTTTTTTTTTTTTTTTTTTTTTTTTTTTTTTTTTPTT